In Terriglobales bacterium, a single genomic region encodes these proteins:
- a CDS encoding DEAD/DEAH box helicase family protein, which produces MLVSMTGTTDHDVVVALQAENARLVALLEAHGIEWRPSREPSVSLTISDSKLSKEKRIALFRRLFQGRSDIYPIRWESKSTGKSGYAPACSNEWRPGICEKPRIKCSDCGNRQFIALSDAVIYDHLIGKQTIGVYPLLPGDTCHFVAVDFDKAEWKDDARAFVQSCHELGVPVALEISRSGNGAHAWVFFARAVHARDARRLGTAIISYTCARTRQLELDSYDRLFPNQDTMPKGGFGNLIALPLQKNPRERGFSVFVDDSLNPHSDQWTFLASIRPMASDDIEPVILRATGGAHPLDVTFIDEEDYAEPWKRPASGAYELDCALPTSLTITVANLVYFEKAQLPQQVANRLIRLAAFQNPEFYRAQAMRFTVWDKPRVIGCAENYPKHIALPRGCLEAAIDLLKRHGIRYDLRDERLEAQPIDVAFAGTLRSDQDTAVSTMEQHDIGVLCAPTAFGKTVSAAALIARRGVNTLVLVHRTELLKQWQERLQTFLGVGKGVVGTIGGGKSKPTGKIDIAVVQSLSRQGEVNPLVEMYGHVVVDECHHVGAVSFEAILKRVKARYILGLTATPIRRDGQQPIIFMQCGTIRHVAAKPEGEPKELEVVARLFDKQLLLPESASIQDVFRHLANDVDRTAVIAAEIAAAFQSGRKVLVLTERTDHLDAILAALAGKVEKTSVLHGRMSKKQRTKLIAELNELPPDTPRVLLATGKLVGEGFDHPPLDTLILAMPISWKGTLQQYAGRLHREHATKADVRIVDLVDTGHPALLRMWDKRQRGYRSMGYKSSQLV; this is translated from the coding sequence ATGCTCGTGTCAATGACAGGTACAACCGACCATGATGTGGTCGTCGCGCTGCAGGCAGAAAACGCTCGCCTTGTCGCACTACTTGAGGCCCATGGCATCGAATGGCGCCCCTCGCGTGAGCCGTCGGTTTCGCTGACAATTTCGGACTCGAAACTTAGCAAAGAAAAGAGGATCGCCCTTTTTCGTCGGCTGTTTCAAGGCCGAAGCGACATCTATCCAATTCGGTGGGAAAGCAAGTCGACCGGCAAATCCGGTTACGCACCGGCCTGCTCCAACGAGTGGCGCCCGGGGATTTGCGAGAAGCCGCGCATCAAGTGTTCCGACTGTGGCAATCGTCAATTCATTGCCTTGTCCGACGCAGTCATCTATGACCACCTTATCGGGAAACAGACGATCGGCGTCTACCCGTTGCTTCCCGGCGACACCTGCCACTTTGTCGCCGTCGATTTCGATAAAGCCGAGTGGAAGGATGATGCACGAGCCTTCGTCCAGAGTTGTCACGAGCTTGGCGTGCCGGTCGCGCTCGAAATCTCGCGCTCGGGCAACGGCGCGCATGCATGGGTGTTCTTTGCCCGTGCCGTCCATGCGAGAGATGCCCGGCGTTTGGGCACAGCGATCATCAGCTACACGTGCGCGCGTACTCGGCAGCTCGAGCTCGATTCATACGACAGACTGTTTCCCAATCAGGACACGATGCCAAAGGGTGGTTTCGGCAATCTGATTGCGTTGCCTCTGCAGAAGAATCCTCGCGAGCGAGGGTTCAGCGTATTCGTCGACGATTCCCTGAATCCACATTCGGACCAGTGGACTTTTCTCGCAAGCATCAGGCCAATGGCATCCGACGACATAGAGCCAGTAATCCTGCGCGCCACGGGTGGTGCACACCCATTGGATGTGACCTTCATCGATGAAGAGGATTACGCGGAGCCGTGGAAACGACCGGCGTCTGGCGCCTACGAGCTGGACTGCGCACTTCCAACTTCGCTGACGATCACGGTCGCCAACCTCGTCTACTTCGAAAAGGCGCAGCTACCGCAGCAGGTGGCAAACCGATTGATCCGTCTCGCTGCCTTCCAGAATCCTGAGTTCTACAGAGCACAGGCGATGCGATTCACGGTATGGGACAAACCGCGCGTGATCGGTTGTGCAGAAAACTATCCCAAACACATTGCGTTGCCGCGCGGCTGCCTTGAGGCAGCGATAGATCTCCTCAAGCGACACGGCATTCGATATGACCTGCGGGATGAACGACTGGAGGCTCAGCCGATCGACGTTGCGTTCGCCGGAACTCTGCGATCGGATCAGGACACGGCAGTGTCCACGATGGAGCAGCACGACATCGGAGTTCTGTGCGCGCCCACCGCTTTTGGCAAGACCGTGTCGGCAGCCGCGCTCATCGCGCGTCGCGGCGTCAACACCCTTGTGCTCGTGCATCGGACAGAGCTGCTGAAGCAATGGCAAGAGCGGCTACAGACGTTTCTTGGCGTTGGGAAAGGTGTTGTCGGCACGATCGGTGGTGGCAAATCCAAGCCGACGGGCAAGATCGATATCGCGGTCGTGCAATCACTTTCGCGGCAGGGGGAGGTCAATCCACTGGTAGAGATGTACGGTCACGTTGTCGTCGACGAGTGTCATCACGTCGGAGCTGTGTCGTTCGAGGCTATCCTGAAACGCGTCAAAGCAAGATATATTCTGGGTCTGACCGCTACGCCAATTCGTCGCGACGGTCAGCAGCCGATCATTTTCATGCAGTGCGGAACGATTCGGCACGTCGCTGCCAAGCCCGAGGGCGAGCCCAAGGAATTGGAGGTTGTCGCGCGACTGTTCGACAAACAGCTTCTCCTGCCCGAAAGCGCCAGCATCCAAGACGTATTCCGGCACCTGGCCAACGACGTTGATCGAACGGCGGTGATTGCCGCTGAGATTGCCGCTGCGTTCCAGAGTGGGCGCAAAGTCCTCGTACTCACGGAGCGCACTGACCATCTGGATGCGATCCTCGCCGCGCTCGCCGGAAAGGTAGAGAAGACCTCGGTGCTGCATGGCCGAATGTCAAAAAAACAGCGTACGAAATTGATTGCGGAGCTCAATGAACTTCCGCCCGACACGCCGCGTGTTCTGCTCGCCACAGGTAAGTTGGTCGGCGAAGGGTTCGATCACCCACCATTAGACACCTTGATATTGGCGATGCCGATATCGTGGAAGGGCACTCTGCAGCAATATGCGGGTCGCTTGCACCGCGAGCACGCGACAAAGGCCGACGTGAGGATCGTCGATCTCGTTGATACCGGTCACCCGGCTCTCCTGCGAATGTGGGACAAGCGGCAGCGCGGCTATCGGTCTATGGGCTACAAGTCTTCGCAGCTGGTCTAG
- a CDS encoding type II toxin-antitoxin system HipA family toxin, whose translation MPREPLPERVSRLEVDTPQGYAGLLGNEKGSYLFTYDRSATPEREVSLLMPLRTTQYSSGALQPVFAMNLPEGFILEEIRNRLAKVARIDPLLLLAITGDSNPIGRLTMRCEALRDLVPDRGAAPNGENLEEILHWNGTEDIFQDLVERYVLRSGISGVQPKVVVPERARANTSELIIKSGRDEYHHLAINEYVCMSIARAAGLQVPQFWLSDNHQLFVMRRFDVASSGERLGFEDFAALMGRNADKKYEGSYMLIARAIRTFVAPEHMRSALDQLFDTVVLSCAVGNGDAHLKNFGVLYEHPQKGDVRLAPVYDIVNTTMYLPKDSLALKLGTSKAFAGHARLLEFAKECDVSDGPNRIARILEAVEKELQSNQELLVTAPDLTEAILSNANRLEGG comes from the coding sequence ATGCCTAGAGAGCCATTGCCCGAGCGTGTATCGCGGCTTGAGGTCGACACGCCTCAAGGATATGCCGGTCTTTTGGGCAACGAAAAAGGCAGCTATCTCTTCACCTACGATCGTTCGGCAACACCGGAACGCGAAGTCAGCCTATTGATGCCGTTGCGAACGACCCAGTATTCGAGCGGCGCGCTACAGCCTGTGTTTGCGATGAATCTTCCTGAGGGATTTATTCTTGAGGAGATACGCAATCGATTAGCGAAAGTAGCTCGCATAGATCCTCTCCTGTTGCTCGCGATAACAGGTGACAGCAATCCCATTGGCCGGCTCACAATGCGATGCGAGGCTCTCAGGGACCTTGTGCCGGACCGAGGGGCTGCGCCTAATGGAGAAAACCTTGAAGAGATTCTCCACTGGAATGGCACGGAGGACATTTTCCAAGATCTTGTCGAACGCTACGTTCTTCGATCTGGAATATCTGGCGTACAACCCAAAGTGGTCGTGCCCGAGCGCGCCCGAGCGAACACAAGCGAACTCATCATCAAGAGCGGTAGAGATGAGTATCACCATCTCGCTATAAACGAATACGTTTGCATGTCGATTGCCAGAGCGGCAGGCCTTCAGGTCCCGCAGTTCTGGCTCTCCGATAACCATCAGCTATTTGTGATGCGGCGTTTCGACGTCGCGTCTAGTGGCGAGCGGCTAGGGTTTGAAGACTTCGCTGCCTTGATGGGGAGAAATGCGGATAAAAAATACGAGGGGAGCTACATGCTGATCGCGCGCGCAATCAGAACCTTTGTCGCTCCCGAACACATGAGATCGGCGCTTGATCAGCTCTTTGACACCGTGGTTCTGAGTTGTGCAGTAGGCAATGGCGATGCCCACCTGAAGAATTTCGGGGTGCTATATGAGCATCCTCAGAAGGGTGACGTCCGCTTAGCGCCGGTCTACGACATCGTCAATACGACGATGTATCTTCCGAAAGATTCGCTTGCCCTGAAGCTCGGCACAAGCAAAGCCTTTGCTGGACATGCTCGTCTCCTCGAATTCGCCAAAGAGTGTGATGTATCAGACGGGCCTAACAGAATCGCGCGCATCCTCGAAGCAGTAGAGAAGGAGTTGCAGTCGAACCAGGAGTTGCTTGTAACCGCTCCCGATTTGACAGAAGCAATTCTAAGCAACGCGAACCGACTCGAAGGCGGCTAA
- a CDS encoding helix-turn-helix transcriptional regulator codes for MDANINLAQIGTELRKRRISRGLTQAELAKRANLSRALIIRAEQGDTSISIGNFAKLLGATGGELAVETARRPTLEEAADLFAEDHA; via the coding sequence ATGGACGCGAATATCAATCTTGCTCAAATAGGCACCGAGTTGCGCAAACGACGCATCTCGCGCGGTCTCACGCAAGCCGAACTCGCCAAACGAGCCAATCTGTCTCGGGCATTGATCATCCGTGCGGAACAGGGGGACACCTCTATTTCGATTGGAAATTTCGCAAAACTGCTGGGCGCCACCGGGGGCGAACTTGCCGTTGAGACGGCACGCCGTCCAACTCTAGAGGAGGCCGCGGACTTATTTGCAGAAGATCATGCCTAG